From the genome of Duffyella gerundensis, one region includes:
- a CDS encoding AraC family transcriptional regulator, protein MQHDEICSKLAQRVIELASGDYASLSQVADISLLYANSPSTRMPVMYKPGIVILFQGKKTGYLGNSVFHYDATKYLMLTVPLPFECETWASPEVPLAGIKLSVDSLKLQDLLIDIGDDDSFQPVPQTSGIHSAWLTEPMLCAAERLLDVMSSPRDARVLGPQIVREILYHVLTGPCGGALLALVSRQTQFSQIARALRRIENNFAETLSVELLAAEVNMSVSAFHHNFKAVTSTSPLQYLKSYRLHQARTLMVQDGLKASTAAMKVGYESASQFSREFKRYFGTTPGEEITRLRQPA, encoded by the coding sequence ATGCAGCATGATGAAATCTGTTCGAAACTGGCGCAGCGCGTTATCGAATTAGCCAGCGGTGATTATGCCTCGCTTTCGCAGGTTGCTGATATTTCACTGTTATATGCTAATTCTCCGAGTACGCGCATGCCGGTGATGTATAAACCCGGCATTGTGATCCTGTTTCAGGGGAAAAAAACCGGTTATCTGGGCAACAGCGTTTTTCATTACGATGCGACCAAATACCTGATGCTCACCGTGCCGCTGCCGTTTGAGTGTGAAACCTGGGCCTCGCCGGAAGTGCCGCTGGCGGGCATCAAACTCAGCGTGGATAGCCTGAAGCTGCAGGATTTGCTGATCGATATCGGCGATGACGACAGCTTTCAGCCGGTGCCGCAAACCAGCGGTATTCACTCCGCCTGGCTAACCGAGCCGATGCTCTGCGCGGCGGAGCGGTTGCTGGATGTGATGTCGAGCCCGCGCGATGCTCGCGTGCTGGGCCCGCAGATCGTGCGGGAAATTCTCTATCACGTTTTAACCGGTCCGTGTGGCGGCGCGCTGCTGGCACTGGTCAGTCGACAAACGCAGTTCAGTCAAATCGCCCGTGCACTGCGCCGTATTGAAAATAACTTTGCGGAAACGCTGAGCGTGGAACTGCTGGCCGCCGAGGTCAACATGAGCGTATCGGCGTTTCACCATAACTTCAAAGCGGTAACCAGCACGTCACCGTTGCAGTACCTGAAGAGTTACCGGCTGCACCAGGCGCGGACGCTGATGGTACAGGATGGCTTGAAGGCGAGCACGGCGGCAATGAAGGTGGGCTATGAAAGCGCCTCGCAATTTTCACGCGAATTTAAACGCTATTTTGGCACCACCCCCGGCGAGGAGATTACCCGCCTGCGCCAGCCTGCCTGA
- a CDS encoding response regulator, translating to MNRVVIIDEHPLVRMAVRTLLEKAHYQVIAENNGEDAYNTIDNYYPDIIIIDIAIHSQSGLSLIKRVRNMGFPGIIIVVTAKSADLYAPRSAQAGANGYISKKRPFHDILLAITAAQNGYGFFPYQSHAIERVAPTADAEKLERLSAREFQVLQHILSGNDNGKIAASMHVSTKTVSTYKSRLMDKLECPTPLALFEFMRRNQLE from the coding sequence ATGAACAGGGTTGTTATTATTGATGAACATCCGTTAGTCAGGATGGCGGTTCGCACACTACTGGAAAAAGCGCATTATCAGGTCATTGCTGAAAATAACGGCGAGGATGCGTATAACACCATAGATAATTATTATCCCGACATCATTATTATTGATATCGCTATTCATTCGCAGTCAGGGTTATCGCTAATTAAGCGCGTTCGTAATATGGGCTTTCCCGGCATTATTATTGTGGTCACTGCCAAAAGTGCGGACCTTTATGCGCCGCGCAGCGCGCAGGCGGGTGCGAACGGTTATATCAGCAAGAAGCGACCTTTCCACGATATTTTGCTGGCGATCACCGCCGCGCAAAACGGCTACGGCTTCTTTCCCTATCAGAGTCATGCCATTGAGCGCGTCGCGCCGACGGCGGATGCAGAGAAGCTGGAACGGCTCTCTGCGCGCGAGTTTCAGGTGCTGCAACATATTCTTAGCGGCAATGATAACGGCAAAATCGCCGCCAGCATGCACGTTAGCACTAAAACCGTGAGCACCTATAAATCGCGGCTAATGGATAAACTGGAATGCCCCACGCCGCTGGCGCTGTTCGAATTTATGCGCCGTAATCAGCTCGAGTAG
- a CDS encoding fimbrial protein: MKNSVKASLVSGLFIAMGTFSQVQAEDVAGGTVRFLGTVVNGACAVDAGDVDKVVQMGQVRVADFNGTAGTPAKLRQDVDIKLLDCDTSVAQTAAVTFKGTGSPGYNGILSAGFGAGAATGVGIQLFDTTGEPLLLNTRSTATQLIDGTNTLHFRAGYISVSDTVTPGNADATATFDITYA; the protein is encoded by the coding sequence ATGAAAAACTCAGTGAAAGCATCGCTGGTCAGCGGCTTATTTATCGCCATGGGTACTTTCTCGCAGGTTCAGGCAGAAGACGTTGCAGGCGGAACGGTACGTTTTCTCGGCACGGTGGTCAACGGTGCCTGCGCAGTGGATGCCGGCGATGTTGATAAAGTGGTGCAAATGGGTCAGGTGCGTGTGGCTGACTTCAACGGCACCGCGGGCACGCCGGCGAAACTGCGTCAGGATGTGGATATCAAACTGCTCGATTGTGATACCAGCGTTGCCCAAACAGCAGCGGTCACCTTTAAAGGAACCGGCTCGCCGGGTTATAACGGAATCCTGAGTGCCGGTTTCGGTGCAGGTGCGGCTACCGGCGTCGGTATTCAGCTATTTGATACCACTGGCGAACCGCTGCTGTTGAATACACGGTCAACAGCAACCCAGTTGATCGATGGCACCAATACCCTGCATTTTCGTGCAGGTTATATTTCGGTAAGCGATACCGTTACCCCGGGCAATGCGGATGCCACTGCTACCTTTGATATTACTTACGCATAA
- a CDS encoding fimbria/pilus periplasmic chaperone, whose amino-acid sequence MNNHFRWLIIALLLCCSPFSYAGGIVLGATRVIYPSDQKQISLSIRNSDGKKSFLIQSWAEEDNKKSRNILITPPLMVMKPRRENTLRIIYVGSALPVDRESLFWLSVKSVPEKSEALAESNTLQLAVVSRIKLFYRPDALRDDPDSAWQALRFSRSDTQLTVHNPTPFWITVINLSVGGQAIDNVMVAPRSQQTLPQRVNSGDIFYQTINDYGAHTPKTRGAMQDAAAIQP is encoded by the coding sequence ATGAATAATCATTTTCGCTGGCTAATTATTGCGCTTCTTCTCTGCTGCTCTCCCTTTTCATATGCTGGTGGTATCGTATTAGGCGCAACGCGCGTGATATATCCGTCAGACCAAAAGCAAATTTCTCTGTCAATCAGGAATAGCGATGGGAAAAAATCTTTCCTTATTCAGTCGTGGGCGGAAGAAGACAACAAGAAAAGTCGCAATATATTGATCACGCCGCCGCTGATGGTAATGAAACCGCGCAGGGAAAATACGCTGCGTATTATTTATGTTGGCAGCGCATTGCCCGTCGATCGTGAATCCTTATTCTGGCTCAGCGTGAAATCGGTACCCGAGAAAAGCGAGGCGCTGGCGGAAAGCAACACGCTGCAGTTGGCGGTGGTTAGCCGCATCAAATTGTTCTACCGGCCTGACGCACTGCGCGATGATCCGGATAGCGCGTGGCAGGCGCTGCGCTTTTCCCGCAGTGACACACAGCTGACAGTGCATAACCCCACGCCTTTCTGGATAACCGTGATCAATCTCAGCGTCGGCGGACAGGCGATCGATAACGTGATGGTGGCACCACGGAGTCAACAGACGCTGCCGCAGCGCGTTAACAGCGGCGACATCTTCTATCAAACCATTAACGACTATGGCGCGCACACGCCGAAAACGCGCGGTGCAATGCAGGATGCCGCCGCTATACAGCCCTGA
- a CDS encoding fimbria/pilus outer membrane usher protein: MERGCYRLTALLIMASAEVNAVRFDPAFLIEEGQSVADLSQLDEQSGLLPGTYLMEWRMNERSAGLRETQLLPGEQGLLPCLSAASLEELGVNLAHLPAEGLADACVPFTELIAGASTEVDSERLRLILSIPQAALHNRARGTVPEARWQRGINAGMLNYSLHGSQRWGEASSRQQLMTLQSGINLGEWRWRDYSTLRLAQGETRWRHLSSQFQRDIVVLRSQLQLGDLATTGELFDSLSLRGVQLSSDNSMLPDSLRGFAPVIRGVARGPARVEVRQQGALIRESQVPPGAFVIDDLYPLSSRGTLDVEIIEQDGSRSGFSVPFSSLPVLQREGRGHYSLSAGRLRLVSGDRPWLLQNTVAWGLPWQLTAYGGSQLAEEYQSLAAGLGVNGGRWGAMSLDLTHARHQQASGEAWRWRYARYFSQTQLQLSAYRYATSGYRTFSEAAQSKNRPDTVQRKQRVDLSLTQTLGSYGSLWINGSWQNYWQQSGSERSLQLGYSGVWRGMTFNLSYSHNQLLRYRSSDRVIGFNLIVPLDRWLSKNRYANRSHTLNATAGSSVDNHGNAQFWSGISGSAGEGHALSYRLQQRLSNQSAGSSSYASAAWRSRAGNLDGAIVSNARGQQLSWGLSGGVVLHPQGVTFTQPLGETNILVSAPGVANLPLEQNGSVKTDWRGYAVVPWASPYRWNRVAPNLRQLEEGYEIEEAVQWLAPKRGALVRAHFDVKRGYRVLMTLRYRGNALPFGALVAIGNRQSIVGDEGEVWLTGLPATGELQARWGKGAGQQCRLRYRLPDDAASGIQRLQGECQ, encoded by the coding sequence ATGGAACGTGGCTGTTACCGTCTTACCGCGCTGCTGATCATGGCGAGCGCGGAGGTGAATGCTGTCCGCTTCGATCCGGCATTTCTGATTGAAGAGGGCCAATCCGTTGCCGATCTGTCACAGCTTGATGAACAGAGCGGACTGTTGCCGGGGACCTACCTGATGGAGTGGCGTATGAATGAGCGAAGCGCCGGCCTGCGAGAAACACAGCTGTTACCCGGCGAGCAAGGGCTGTTGCCCTGTTTATCCGCAGCATCACTGGAAGAGCTGGGCGTCAATCTGGCGCATTTGCCTGCGGAGGGACTGGCAGACGCATGTGTGCCTTTTACCGAACTCATCGCTGGAGCCAGTACTGAGGTTGATAGTGAGCGCTTACGACTTATCCTGAGCATTCCGCAGGCGGCGCTGCATAATCGCGCGCGCGGTACGGTGCCGGAGGCACGCTGGCAGCGTGGCATTAACGCCGGCATGCTCAATTACAGTCTGCACGGCAGCCAGCGGTGGGGAGAAGCCTCAAGCCGCCAGCAGCTGATGACCTTACAAAGTGGTATCAACCTCGGTGAATGGCGCTGGCGCGACTACAGCACGTTGCGCCTTGCGCAGGGAGAAACCCGCTGGCGTCATCTCTCCAGCCAGTTTCAGCGCGATATCGTGGTGTTGCGTAGTCAGCTGCAGCTCGGGGATCTTGCCACCACAGGCGAGCTGTTTGACAGCCTGAGCCTGCGCGGCGTGCAGTTGAGCAGTGATAACAGCATGCTGCCGGACAGCCTGCGCGGTTTTGCGCCGGTTATTCGCGGCGTGGCGCGCGGCCCGGCGCGGGTTGAGGTACGTCAGCAGGGCGCACTTATCCGCGAAAGCCAGGTGCCGCCGGGCGCCTTTGTGATCGACGATCTCTATCCGCTCAGCAGCCGCGGCACGCTGGACGTGGAGATTATCGAACAGGATGGCAGCCGTAGCGGTTTCAGCGTGCCTTTTTCATCGCTGCCGGTGCTGCAACGCGAAGGGCGCGGGCATTACAGCCTGAGCGCCGGGCGCCTGCGGCTGGTATCTGGCGATCGGCCCTGGCTGTTGCAGAATACCGTGGCGTGGGGATTGCCCTGGCAGCTCACCGCCTATGGCGGCAGTCAGCTGGCGGAAGAGTATCAGTCGCTGGCGGCGGGCCTGGGGGTCAACGGTGGAAGGTGGGGCGCCATGTCACTCGATCTGACGCATGCACGGCATCAGCAGGCGTCGGGCGAAGCCTGGCGCTGGCGATACGCACGCTACTTTTCGCAGACGCAATTGCAGCTTTCCGCTTACCGCTACGCGACATCCGGCTACCGCACCTTTTCTGAGGCCGCGCAGAGCAAAAACCGGCCCGACACGGTACAGCGAAAACAACGCGTTGATCTCAGCCTCACGCAGACGCTGGGCAGCTATGGGTCACTGTGGATTAACGGCAGCTGGCAGAACTACTGGCAGCAAAGCGGTAGCGAACGCTCACTACAGTTAGGTTACAGCGGCGTATGGCGCGGCATGACCTTTAACCTGAGCTACAGCCACAACCAGCTGTTGCGCTATCGCAGCAGCGATCGGGTAATTGGATTCAACCTGATCGTGCCGCTGGATCGCTGGCTAAGCAAAAATCGTTATGCCAACCGTAGCCATACCCTTAACGCCACGGCGGGCAGCAGCGTGGATAATCACGGGAATGCGCAATTCTGGAGCGGCATCAGCGGCAGCGCGGGTGAAGGGCATGCGCTCAGTTACCGTTTGCAACAGCGCCTGAGTAATCAGTCAGCAGGCAGCAGCAGCTATGCGAGTGCGGCCTGGCGCAGCCGCGCCGGTAACCTCGACGGCGCAATTGTCAGCAACGCCCGCGGCCAGCAGCTTAGCTGGGGCCTCAGCGGCGGCGTAGTGCTGCATCCGCAGGGTGTAACCTTCACGCAGCCGCTGGGAGAAACCAACATTCTGGTGAGCGCGCCCGGTGTGGCCAATCTGCCGCTGGAGCAGAACGGCAGTGTAAAAACGGATTGGCGCGGCTATGCCGTGGTGCCGTGGGCGTCACCCTATCGCTGGAACCGGGTCGCACCGAATCTGCGGCAGTTGGAAGAAGGCTATGAAATAGAAGAGGCGGTGCAATGGCTGGCACCAAAACGGGGTGCGTTAGTACGTGCTCACTTTGACGTTAAACGGGGCTATCGGGTGCTGATGACGCTGCGCTACCGCGGAAATGCCCTGCCTTTTGGCGCCCTGGTCGCGATTGGTAATCGGCAAAGCATTGTCGGCGATGAGGGCGAAGTCTGGCTCACCGGTCTGCCCGCCACAGGAGAGTTGCAGGCGCGCTGGGGCAAAGGTGCCGGGCAGCAGTGTCGGCTGCGCTACCGTTTACCCGACGATGCCGCCAGCGGCATTCAACGCTTACAGGGAGAGTGCCAGTGA
- a CDS encoding fimbrial protein has product MLQVTGEIVNEACTLNYREKPPEVAMGEWETTHFSLPGSASDHRPFTLVLSQCINAITGVRVSFQGEAAAANPQLLKLDQQSISGLAIELSDANREPLAINQRGIRQPLLPEVDNVLHFHARYISLTPPITAGAANATALLSLEYD; this is encoded by the coding sequence ATGCTGCAAGTGACCGGTGAAATAGTGAATGAAGCCTGCACGCTAAATTACCGTGAAAAGCCACCTGAGGTAGCGATGGGAGAATGGGAAACCACCCATTTTTCCCTGCCGGGCAGCGCCAGCGATCATCGGCCGTTTACGCTGGTGCTCAGCCAGTGCATCAACGCGATAACCGGCGTGCGCGTCAGCTTCCAGGGTGAAGCCGCTGCGGCCAACCCGCAGTTACTGAAGCTGGATCAGCAGAGCATCAGCGGACTGGCAATTGAGCTCAGTGATGCGAACAGAGAGCCGCTGGCCATTAACCAGCGCGGCATACGTCAGCCGCTGCTGCCCGAGGTTGATAACGTGCTGCACTTTCACGCGCGCTATATCTCTTTAACACCGCCCATTACTGCCGGTGCGGCCAACGCGACGGCGCTGCTTAGCCTGGAGTATGACTGA
- a CDS encoding fimbrial protein, giving the protein MRWNPIWIMLLSLKLHAMSAVDNVDVAPDVDPPPYSLPADGLPVGQLVGNEWQGDAAVSTLFQCEPAEGECIDLMTVRPVGTLATGIQYYEEGERYDVYRSSVTGIGYVLGIQDFEDNRFKPVNQLQQELQLYPFPGSSRLSATRGVRARMRFITTGEQLQTGVTATLSLPIAQISARNGRFSVVAPVVLHRMTIRIQPQGCSVVSGASEPVMLGKVWAGSLPEVGSVYGNGSATISLSCDKGVVLHAVMTDQSQKGNLSDILNLTPDSTATGVGIQFVRDDGNVIRYGPDASAQGTLNQWRIEQAQYDQQILTVPLMARYIRTGPITAGSANGIASITFSYQ; this is encoded by the coding sequence ATGAGATGGAACCCGATCTGGATAATGTTGCTGAGCCTGAAGCTGCACGCCATGAGTGCGGTCGACAACGTTGATGTGGCGCCCGATGTCGATCCGCCGCCCTACAGTTTACCCGCCGATGGCCTGCCGGTTGGCCAGCTGGTGGGTAACGAATGGCAAGGCGATGCGGCAGTCAGCACGCTATTTCAGTGCGAGCCCGCAGAAGGTGAGTGCATCGATCTGATGACCGTCAGGCCTGTCGGCACGCTGGCTACCGGCATTCAATACTATGAGGAGGGGGAGCGTTATGATGTCTATCGCAGTTCGGTAACCGGTATCGGTTACGTGCTGGGTATTCAGGATTTCGAGGACAACCGGTTTAAGCCGGTGAATCAGTTGCAACAGGAATTACAACTGTATCCGTTTCCCGGCAGCAGCCGCCTCAGCGCCACACGCGGCGTACGTGCCCGCATGCGTTTCATTACCACCGGCGAGCAGCTGCAGACTGGCGTGACCGCTACGCTGTCTTTGCCCATTGCACAGATTTCGGCGCGCAATGGTCGCTTCAGTGTTGTTGCGCCGGTGGTGCTGCATAGGATGACGATTCGCATTCAGCCACAAGGGTGCTCGGTGGTCTCCGGTGCCTCAGAGCCGGTGATGCTGGGAAAAGTGTGGGCAGGTTCATTACCGGAGGTGGGCAGCGTTTACGGAAATGGATCCGCCACGATTTCGCTGAGCTGCGACAAAGGCGTGGTGTTACACGCGGTGATGACCGACCAGAGCCAGAAGGGCAATCTCAGCGATATTCTCAACCTGACTCCGGACTCCACGGCGACCGGCGTGGGCATTCAGTTTGTGCGCGATGATGGCAACGTGATTCGTTACGGACCGGACGCCAGCGCTCAGGGCACGCTCAACCAGTGGCGGATAGAACAGGCGCAGTACGATCAGCAGATCCTGACCGTGCCGCTTATGGCGCGCTATATTCGCACCGGGCCGATTACCGCTGGCAGCGCCAACGGCATCGCGTCGATCACCTTTTCCTATCAGTGA
- a CDS encoding DedA family protein, which produces MGVLHEIVQALWHQDFAALANPDVVWVVYGVMFLTLFLENGLLPASFLPGDSLLLLAGAMVAKGVMDFFPTLIILTMAASLGCWLSYLQGRWLGNTKMVKRWLMHLPAQYHQRAWQMFHRHGLTALLVGRFLAFIRTLLPTMAGISGLKHGRFQFFNWLSGLLWVTIVVTFGYGISQVPFIKRHEDQVMTVLIILPVALLFIGLAGSLLLIWKKRRGASH; this is translated from the coding sequence ATGGGTGTTTTACACGAGATTGTGCAGGCGTTGTGGCATCAGGATTTTGCTGCGCTGGCCAATCCGGATGTTGTGTGGGTCGTTTACGGGGTCATGTTCCTGACGCTGTTTCTGGAGAATGGACTGTTACCCGCCTCGTTTCTGCCGGGCGATAGCCTGCTGCTGCTGGCGGGTGCCATGGTGGCCAAAGGCGTCATGGACTTCTTCCCTACGCTGATTATTCTGACCATGGCGGCCAGCCTCGGCTGCTGGTTGAGCTATTTGCAGGGCCGCTGGCTGGGCAATACAAAAATGGTGAAACGCTGGCTGATGCATTTACCCGCGCAATATCATCAGCGCGCCTGGCAAATGTTTCACCGCCATGGCCTGACGGCGCTGCTGGTGGGCCGCTTTCTGGCCTTTATCCGCACCTTGCTGCCTACCATGGCGGGCATTTCCGGCCTGAAACATGGCCGCTTCCAGTTCTTTAACTGGCTCAGCGGCCTGCTGTGGGTCACCATCGTGGTGACGTTTGGTTACGGCATCAGCCAGGTGCCGTTTATCAAACGCCATGAAGATCAGGTGATGACCGTGCTGATTATTCTGCCGGTTGCCCTGCTGTTTATCGGCCTGGCGGGAAGCCTGTTGCTGATCTGGAAAAAGCGCCGCGGTGCGTCTCACTGA
- the metC gene encoding cystathionine beta-lyase — protein sequence MSKEKLETTLIRAGRAKRFTQGSVNSVIQRASSLVFDTVADKQRATAGRAHGELFYGRRGTLTHFALQEAMTELEGGAGCALYSCGAAAVANAMLAFVEAGDHVLMCGSVYEPTQDFCTKILSKLNVSTTFFDHCLDGGIAALIQPTTRIVFLESPASITMEVQDIPAIVAAVRAKAPEAIIIVDNTWAAGVLFRPLDHGCDISIQAGTKYLIGHSDAMIGTAVANARCWDRLRENSYLMGQMVDADTAYMASRGLRTLAVRLQQHEESGIKIAEWLATRPEVARVNHPALAQCKGHAFWQRDFSGSSGLFSFILHQKLSPQQMADYLDHFQHFSMAYSWGGFESLILANQPDELAAIRPAGGIDFSGTLVRLHIGLEHVDDLIADLSAGFDRLTSV from the coding sequence ATGAGCAAAGAGAAGTTAGAAACCACATTAATCCGCGCCGGGCGGGCAAAGCGATTTACGCAGGGATCGGTGAACAGCGTGATTCAACGCGCCTCGTCGCTGGTGTTCGACACCGTGGCGGACAAACAGCGCGCCACCGCAGGCCGTGCGCACGGCGAACTCTTTTATGGCCGCCGCGGCACCCTGACCCACTTTGCACTTCAGGAAGCGATGACCGAGCTGGAAGGTGGCGCCGGCTGCGCGCTTTACTCCTGCGGCGCGGCAGCGGTAGCCAATGCGATGCTTGCCTTTGTTGAAGCGGGCGATCACGTATTGATGTGCGGTTCGGTCTACGAGCCAACGCAGGATTTCTGCACCAAAATTCTCAGCAAGCTTAACGTCAGCACCACCTTTTTCGATCACTGCCTTGATGGTGGTATCGCCGCGCTGATCCAGCCCACTACGCGCATCGTTTTCCTCGAATCCCCCGCGTCCATCACTATGGAAGTGCAGGATATTCCGGCCATTGTCGCCGCCGTGCGCGCCAAAGCGCCGGAAGCGATCATCATCGTCGATAATACCTGGGCGGCGGGCGTGCTGTTTCGGCCGCTGGATCACGGCTGCGATATTTCGATTCAGGCAGGCACCAAATATCTGATCGGCCACTCCGATGCGATGATCGGCACCGCGGTCGCCAATGCGCGCTGCTGGGATCGCCTGCGCGAGAACTCCTATCTGATGGGACAAATGGTCGACGCTGATACCGCCTATATGGCCAGCCGCGGATTGCGCACGCTGGCGGTACGTCTGCAACAGCATGAAGAGAGCGGCATCAAAATCGCAGAATGGCTCGCCACGCGGCCAGAAGTGGCGCGGGTAAACCATCCTGCGCTGGCGCAGTGCAAAGGCCACGCTTTCTGGCAGCGCGACTTCAGCGGCAGCAGCGGCCTGTTCTCTTTTATTCTGCATCAAAAGCTGAGTCCGCAGCAGATGGCCGACTATCTCGACCATTTCCAGCACTTCAGCATGGCCTATTCATGGGGCGGCTTCGAATCGCTGATCCTCGCCAATCAGCCCGATGAACTGGCGGCGATCCGACCGGCCGGTGGCATCGATTTCAGCGGCACGCTGGTGCGGCTGCATATTGGCCTGGAACACGTTGACGATCTGATCGCCGATCTGTCGGCAGGCTTCGATCGTCTGACCAGCGTCTAA
- a CDS encoding TRAP transporter large permease, with the protein MDALILIGSLALLLLLGFPVAFSVGLSAFIGAWWIDLPWEAVVIQITNGVNKFSLLTIPFFILAGAIMAEGGIARRLVNFAYIFVGFIRGGLSLVNIVASTFFGAISGSSVADTASIGSVMIPEMEAKGYPRDFAAAVTASGSVQAVLTPPSHNSVIYSLATGGVVSISSLFVAGIFPGLLLGLCLMIMCIGFARKRGYPKGERIPFKQALKIFLDAFWGLFTIVIILGGILTGIFTATESAAIACLWAFLVTMFIYRDFKWNQLHILLFRTIKTVTIVMVLIAFAASFGAVMTFMQLPQMITDTFTSISDNKYVILMCINVLLLVIGTLMDMAPIILILTPVLLPVTNALGIDPVHFGMIMMTNLGIGLITPPVGSVLFVASAVSKQKIEQVVRAMLPFYCVLFIVLLLITYIPAISLWLPRAMGVI; encoded by the coding sequence ATGGACGCACTTATTCTGATTGGTAGTTTAGCGTTGCTGCTGCTGCTGGGGTTTCCGGTGGCTTTTTCTGTGGGCCTCAGCGCCTTTATCGGCGCCTGGTGGATTGACCTGCCGTGGGAAGCGGTGGTGATCCAGATCACCAACGGCGTAAACAAATTCTCCCTGCTGACCATTCCCTTCTTTATTCTCGCCGGTGCCATCATGGCCGAGGGCGGCATTGCCCGACGGCTGGTAAATTTCGCCTATATCTTTGTCGGCTTTATTCGCGGCGGTTTGTCGCTGGTGAATATCGTTGCCTCGACCTTCTTTGGTGCCATCTCAGGATCGTCGGTTGCCGACACCGCCTCGATCGGATCGGTGATGATCCCGGAGATGGAAGCCAAAGGCTATCCGCGCGATTTTGCCGCCGCGGTGACCGCCAGCGGATCGGTGCAGGCGGTGCTGACACCACCCAGCCATAACTCGGTGATCTACTCGCTGGCGACCGGCGGCGTGGTCAGTATCTCGTCGCTGTTTGTGGCGGGCATTTTTCCCGGCCTGCTGCTCGGCCTCTGCCTGATGATCATGTGTATCGGCTTTGCCAGAAAACGCGGTTACCCAAAAGGTGAGCGCATCCCGTTTAAACAGGCGCTGAAAATCTTTCTCGATGCGTTCTGGGGTCTGTTTACCATTGTGATCATTCTTGGCGGTATTCTCACCGGGATCTTTACCGCCACGGAATCTGCCGCAATTGCCTGCTTATGGGCGTTTCTGGTCACCATGTTTATCTATCGTGATTTTAAATGGAATCAGCTCCATATCCTGCTGTTTCGCACCATCAAGACCGTGACCATCGTGATGGTGCTGATCGCCTTTGCCGCCAGCTTTGGTGCGGTAATGACCTTTATGCAGCTGCCGCAGATGATCACCGATACCTTTACCAGCATCTCTGACAACAAATATGTCATCCTGATGTGTATTAACGTGCTGCTGCTGGTGATCGGTACGCTGATGGATATGGCGCCGATCATTCTGATCCTGACGCCGGTGCTGCTGCCGGTTACCAATGCGTTAGGCATCGATCCGGTGCATTTTGGCATGATCATGATGACCAACCTCGGCATCGGTTTGATCACACCGCCGGTCGGCTCGGTGCTGTTTGTCGCCAGTGCGGTAAGCAAGCAAAAGATCGAGCAGGTGGTGCGTGCGATGCTGCCGTTTTACTGCGTGCTGTTCATCGTCCTGCTGTTAATCACTTACATACCGGCCATTTCGCTCTGGCTACCGCGTGCCATGGGTGTGATTTGA
- a CDS encoding TRAP transporter small permease, whose amino-acid sequence MTSYCRLMDGLYLLCMVVAGIALLIMVSVIPVGIFARYVLDGALSWPEPVAIVCMIIFTFLGAPVGLRAGTHICVSMLTDRLPAPLQRAARILCDLLMLAFCVMLFQSSFSLCEAMWSQAQASLPAVTYGQMYLPIPLGTLITLLFVIERLFAGEQTARPVVMLGGTH is encoded by the coding sequence ATGACCTCTTATTGTCGTCTGATGGACGGGCTTTATCTGCTGTGCATGGTGGTGGCCGGTATTGCCTTACTGATTATGGTGTCGGTGATACCGGTGGGAATTTTTGCCCGTTACGTGTTGGATGGTGCCCTCTCCTGGCCCGAACCGGTGGCCATTGTCTGTATGATCATTTTTACCTTTCTTGGCGCCCCGGTTGGCCTGCGCGCCGGTACGCATATCTGTGTGTCAATGCTCACCGATCGCCTGCCTGCCCCGCTGCAACGCGCGGCGCGCATCCTCTGCGATCTGCTGATGCTGGCGTTCTGCGTGATGCTGTTTCAGTCGAGCTTTAGCCTGTGTGAAGCGATGTGGTCACAGGCGCAGGCATCGCTGCCTGCGGTGACCTACGGGCAAATGTATCTGCCGATTCCGCTGGGCACGCTGATCACGCTGCTGTTTGTGATTGAGCGTTTATTCGCGGGCGAGCAGACCGCTCGTCCTGTTGTCATGCTTGGCGGCACTCACTAA